The following nucleotide sequence is from Paracrocinitomix mangrovi.
CTCCAAGTGAAAAATTATCTGTAAGTGCAAAATGAACCTCCGGGCCGTATAAATGAACCATTGCATAATGCTCCTTTTTTGTAATAGGTAAAGCATTATTTGTAAAATAATACCTGGTAGTAAAAGGCCCCACCTCCCTGAAGTTTCCTGATGCAATCTCTTCTTCTTCTACAGTTCTAATTGATCTAATATCCGATTTAGGTAGATAAATCATACCCAGATCATCAGTTACAATCAGCACTTCTCGGCCATCATCCTTTAGGATTTTACCCACATACTCCATCCCGTTTTGTTTAACGACTTTATAAACCTTTGACGTGTCTCTTTCAACTTGTCCAAATCCTAGAAAAGAAGAAGTCAAGAATACACATAATATGAATGCTGATCTCACTAACATAATGGCAAATGTAAGAAAATGGGGACCTGACTTTTAATGACTTAGATCATTTTCCGCATTGAATTATATCAAATTACTATTTTTAGTCTTCTTATAAAAATCAACACATGAGATATTTGAGCTTTGCATTGATCTTTTTTTCTACGATTCTTTCGATTGCACAAGAAACGTCTTACTCACAAATTTCAAATGCATTAGAATTTAGATGCATAGGTCCTTTCAGAGGAGGAAGATCAGCAGCAGTTACCGGTGTACCGGGAAAACCTATGACATTTTACATGGGAAGTACAGGTGGAGGAGTTTGGAAAACCGAAAACGGAGGCAATAGCTGGAAAAATATTTCAGACGGATACTTTGGCGGATCTATTGGATCAATAGCGGTAAGCAAATCAAACAACAGTGTATTGTATGTAGGAGGTGGTGAAGTAACAGTGAGAGGAAATGTTTCTTACGGTTATGGAATGTATAAATCTGTGAATGGAGGAAGAAGTTGGACACACATTGGATTAGAAAAATCAAGACATATTCCTAGAATTTGTATTGATCCTTTTAACCCTGAAATTGTTTATGCTGCTGTTTTAGGAGACTTATACAAATCAACTGAAGAAAGGGGTGTATACAAATCTGTTGATGGCGGAAAAAATTGGAACAAAGTACTTTTTAGCAATAAAGATGCAGGTGCTGTGGATTTGGTAATGGACCCTGAAGATCCAAATATCTTATACGCTTCAACATGGAATGTCAGAAGAAGTCCTTACGATTTTTCTAGTGGTGGTGAAGGTTCAGCCCTTTGGAAAACAACTGATGGAGGTGAAAACTGGACCGAAATATCAAAAAATGAAGGATTTCCTGAAGGCACATTGGGGATTATTGGAATTAGCGTTTCTCCTGTAAACCCTGAAAGAGTATGGTCAATTGTTGAAGCCAAAGAAGGTGGTGTTTACAAATCTGATGACGGAGCAAAAACCTGGACCAAAACAAATGATGATCGTAATTTAAGACAAAGAGCATGGTATTATTCCAGAATATATGCAGACACAAAAGATGAAGACAAGGTATATGTTATGAACGTAGCTTATCATGTTTCATCAGATGGTGGTAAAACATTTAATCAACACTATGCTCCACATGGCGATCATCACGATTTATGGATTGCTCCTGAAGATCCTCAAAGAATGATTATCGGAGATGACGGAGGAGCACAGATTACTTTTGATGGAGGTAATAATTGGAGCACCTATCACAATCAACCTACAGCTCAGTTTTACAGAGTTACCACAGACAATTCTTTTCCCTATAGAGTTTATGGGGCTCAACAAGACAATTCAACAATTAGAATTAGACACAGAGTATCAGGAGGACAAATAGGAAGAGGAGCATGGGAAGCAACTGCCGGAGGAGAAAGCGCACATATAGCCGTAGATCCAGAAAATGATGACATAGTTTATGGAGGAAGTTATGGAGGATTTTTAACCAGAAAAAATCATGACAATGATCAAAACAGATCAATCAATGTATGGCCGGACAACCCAATCGGTTATGGAGCTGAAGGAATGAAATATCGTTTTCAGTGGAATTTCCCTGTATTCTTTTCACCTCATGATTCTAAAAAATTATATGCGGCATCAAATCATCTGCATGTCTCAACAAATGGAGGAGAAAGCTGGAAAGTAATCAGCCCTGATTTAACTAGAAATGACACAAGCAAATTAGGACCTTCTGGCGGACCAATTACTAAAGACAATACGGGTGTTGAATATTACTGTACAATTTTTGCTGCAGTTGAATCTCCTTATGAAAAAGACTTATTGTGGACAGGATCAGACGACGGACTGATTCAACGTTCAACTGACGGAGGTAATGGATGGGTAAATGTAACACCTTCTGATTTACCTGAATGGTCAATGATAAACAGTATTGAAGTTGACCCTTTTAACAAAGGAGGATTGTACGTGGCAGCAACCAGTTATAAAATGGGAGATTACAAACCATACTTGTACCACACCAAAGATTATGGTAAAAGCTGGGAAAAAATTGTAAACGGAATTGAAGAAGAACACTTTACAAGAGTAATTAGAGCCGACCCAAAAAGACAAGGGTTATTATACGCAGGAACTGAGAGTGGATTATACATTTCAATTGATGACGGTAAAAAATGGGAAAAATTCCAGCAAAATTTACCGATAGTTCCAATCACCGATTTACATATAAAAGACAATGATTTAATTGTTGCAACGCAGGGGAGAAGTTTTTGGATTTTAGACGATCTGCACTTAATCCATCAATACCTGGATAAAAAGCCATGGGATTTGCATTTGTACAAACCTGAAAACGCTTATGCTTTAAGAGGATCTTCTAAAACAAGTAATACTGCCGGAACAAATCATAGCGGAGGAGTGAGGGTTCATTATTATTTGGAAAAAGAAGTTGAAAAAGAAGATACCATTCAACTTGAATTTCTTGATCCTGAAAATAAAGTGATTCGATCTTTTTCAAATTATCCAAATAGTGATGAAGGCAAACTTGAAGTAAAAAAGGGAACTAATTTATTTGTTTGGGATATGAAATATCCAAAAGCAGATGATTTTGAAGGATTACTGCTTTGGTGGGGAACTTTAGAAGGTCCTATGGCACCTCCGGGAACCTATGGTGTTCAAATAAAGAAAAACGGGAAAGCTTACGGATTTACACAAAAGTTTGACATCATCAGGGATCCAAGAAGTGAAGGAACCGATCAAGATTTGAGAGATAAATTCAAGTTTTTACTAGGCATAAGAAACAAACTTGATGAAACTCACAAAGTCATTAAGCATATGCGTTTGATCAAACAGCAAATTGCTAAAATGAATGAGTTGGTTGGTGATGACAAGTCAAAAGAAGATGTAATTCAAAAAGGCAATGACCTGGAAAATATTTTAACAGAAATTGAAGGGCAATTGTATCAAACTAAGCTAAAGAGTAATCAGGATATGTTGAATTATCCAATTATGCTGAATAATAAATTGGCGCACATTGCTTCACTGGCCAAAATGAGCAATGACAGACCTACGGAACAAATGTATGCTGTTGCCAAAGAGTTAACTGATCAAATTGACTTACTGCTAAAAGAATGGTATAAAATATTGAATGAAGAAATTCCTGCGTATAATGCGTTAATCAGATCAAAAGAGATTAATGTAATTGGAATTCCTAAAGAGAAGTAGATTACTCAAATCTCTTCTCAATATTTCTGATAAATGCTTTTCCACCGGCAATTTTGGGTTCAATATATGAAACTCTTGTACCCATTGGCATGGTGTTATATGGATCTACCCATTCAACCCACCAGCTTTTATTCTTGATTTTGAAATTTTTAGTGTTTTGTTCTGTTATTTCAATTCCATCTCTGGAAATACCGGTAACTACACCATATTTAAATTTGAAATTTGCCATAATAAAAAATTAACAGGCCACTTTAACATGAAAGTGGCCCATAACATTATTTCTTTTTACCAACTTCTTTTACGATTACTCTTCCGTTTGGCAAACCAATTTTTAAAAAAGTTACCACATCTCCTACTCTAAATTCAATTTGAGCTCCCCTTTGTTCAAAAGGATGTCTTGGATCTGTAGGTTCAATTGGACCAGTTACTGATTCTACAACAGCTCCTGTGTCTGCATCATAAATATCCGATACTCTACCTTCTTTGTATTCTCTTACTACTGACATAATTTAATTTGATTAGTTCAGCTCTAAAATAAAAATTATTATGAATAATCAGATGAGCATCAAACTGTTTAGAATAATAGTTTGATAAAATCAGTGGAAATACTCGGTTAAATTAAGTCGTTCGTCGAAAAAACACTTTTTTCAATTATTATTACTGCTGTTTACCCCATCAAAATTTATATATTTTCGTTCCCATGAAATCTCTTTGGTGTTATATATTCCTTTTTGCGTCAAGCATTTGTCTTGGACAAGATTTAGACAAAGACAGTTTAAGAGAACTAATCAATGCCTATCCTGAGAATGACACCAATAAAATCAATAACATTCTGCATTTAGCTAAAGCTTTAGAATTTGATGCGCCAGATCAATATAAAGAGCTTTTAAAGGATGCATATGATCAATCCAAAGCGGGCAAACATCCAAGACAATTAGTTTCTACTGCAAATTTGTTGAGTATTGAACTTTATTATCAAGGACAATATGATCAGTGCGAAGCAATGCTTTATGAAGCCATTGATGTAGCTCAGAAAAATAATCTCACCAAGAGCTTAGCAATGTTATTGACGGATTTAGGTCAAATTGAAGATGCCTTAGGAAAAGATAAATTATCCCTTGAACACACTTTAGAAGCCATTGATATTCTAGAAAAATCTGAAGATTATGTTTCCTTAACAGGTGCATACAACAACTTAGCTTCATTCTACTATTATCGTGATAAAAATGAAGAAGCCTTGTCTTATTATTTAAAAGCAAAAGATCTGCTGATTAACCATTTGGCCCAGGAAGAACACTATTCTGATTGGGCAGTAACAGAGGCAAATATTGGTTGGTGCAACTATTATATGGGAGACCTAACAACAGCTATTCAACAATTAAAAAGAGCGGTTGATATCCACACAAAATACAATTATTATTCACCTTCATCAGGAAATGCAAGAGCTAATTTGGCTTCCTTATATGTTGAGGCCGGTGAATATGATTTAGCAGAAATACATGCTAAAGATGGATTAGATATTTGTCAAGAAGTTGAATATCCAGAGGGTATTGGAAATTCATTTTTCGTACTTGGTGAAATTGCATATGCCCAAAATTTGTATAGTAAAGCAGCTAATTCATTTATGAAATCACTTGAAATTTCAGACAGTTTGGGTGACTTATATGAACAAACGAAAAGGTCTGAAATGATAGCTAAATGTTATAGTAAAAATGGGAATTATCAATTGGCATATTCTTTCATTTCTCTTGCAAAACAATACAATGACAGCTTAAATAAAATTGAATCGGACGCTGCATTTGAAGATGCCATTACAAAATACGAGGCAGATAAAAAAGAGGCTGAAAATGCCTTGTTGCAAAAACAAGCAGAATTAAAAGATATTCAAATTGAACAAGAAAGAATTGAAACTAAAAGCGAAAAAGAAAGACAATTTTTAATAGGTGGAGGTATCGGATTCACTTTGTTGGTGAGTTTGTTTTTCATGATCAACAGAAATAGACTCAAAACCAGAACAAATAAGCAATTAGCCTTGCAAAGAGATGAGATTATTGAGCAAAAAAAGGAAATTACAGACAGCATCACTTACGCCAAAAGGATTCAAGCCTCATTTTTACCGGCAGAAAAAGACTTTGATGAACACTTCAGTGAATCATTTTTAATGTATGAACCTAAAGACATTGTAGCTGGAGATTTCTATATCCTGGAAGAAGTAGGTGATTATGTATTTTTCTCTGTTGCAGACTGTACTGGTCATGGAGTACCCGGAGCAATGGTTTCTATTGTATGCTCTAATGCAATAAGAAAAGTTTTGCACGAATTAAACATTACTGATCCGGGAGAAGTTTTAAATCACACCAGAGATATTGTAATCAATCAATTTGAAAGAAAAGGCCACACAGTTAATGACGGAATGGATATTTCATTTTGCAGATTTGACAAAAAGAACATGGAAATTAAATGGGCCGGCGCCAACAATGATTTGCTTTATGTTAGAAATGGTTCTGATCAAATGGAAGAAATCAAACCTAACAAACAGCCTATTGGGGGCTATGTTACTACCGATTCTTTTACTACTCATTCATTAAAAGTTCAAAAAGGCGACATGATTTTTATGACCTCAGATGGATATCCTGACCAGTTTGGTGGACCGAGAGGTAAAAAATATAAATATCAAAGATTTAAAGATCTATTATTAGCCAATAGCCAACACAATATGAAGCAGCAAAAATCACTCCTATCTACCGAGTTTTTTGAGTGGAAACAAGGTATGGAACAAATAGATGACGTTTGTGTAATGGGTGTTAAAATATAATTTTGATTATTTTTTAGTCTTTTTATTGATTAATTTATAATCTTTTCATAGATTTGTTTCTGCAGTAACTCGCCTGCGCATTAATTCATTAAAATTTTATTTATGTTAATTAAAACGTATGGATGTGCTGTATACGGCATTGAGGCGATTCCAATTACTGTAGAAACCAATATTGGTAGAGGCATCAATTTTCACATGGTAGGATTACCTGATAGTGCGGTAAAGGAAAGTCACAAAAGAATTAAAGCTGCTTTTTCTAATGCAGAATTCAAATACCCAGGAAAAGAAATTACAGTAAATCTTGCTCCGGCTGATATTAGAAAAGAAGGTTCTGCCTATGACCTAACAATTGCCGTGGGAATATTGGCAGCTTCAGATCAAATCAATTCTGAAGAGGTTGAGAATTATCTCATCATGGGTGAATTATCACTGGAAGGGAGTTTAAGGCCAATAAAAGGAGCTTTACCCATAGCCATTAAAGCCAAAGAATTGGGTTTTAAGGGATTTATTTTACCCAAACAAAATGAAAATGAAGTAAGCATTGTTGAAGGGATTGACGTATTTGGAATTGATCATATCAAAGAGCTGGTAGATTATTTCAATGGCGATACAAAACTTACTCCTGCAGTTTATAAACCCTCCTTAAATGAAGAAGATTTTAACACCCAACAATTAGATTTTTCAGATGTAAAAGGACAGGAAAATGTCAAACGGGCATTGGAAATTGCTGCGGCAGGTGGTCATAATATTTTATTAGTAGGACCTCCAGGATCAGGTAAAACTATGTTAGCTAAAAGATTACCCTCTATCCTACCTCCATTAACAATTGATGAGGCATTGGAAACTACCAAAATTCATTCAGTTGCAGGTTTAATTTCTTCTAACGCAGGTTTAATGCAAAATAGACCATTTAGATCACCTCATCATACCGTAAGTGATGTAGCATTAGTAGGAGGAGGATCAAATCCGAAACCGGGAGAAATATCATTGGCACATAATGGGATTCTCTTTCTAGATGAACTTCCTGAATATAAAAGACAAGTTTTAGAGGTGATGAGACAACCTTTGGAGGATAGAATTGTCACAATTTCAAGAGCTAAAATGACCGTAGAATATCCTTCCGGATTTATGTTAGTTGCTTCAATGAATCCTTCTCCTTCCGGTAATTTTTATGATCCTAATGATCCCAATTCAGATCCGGAATTTATCGTAAAAAGATACTTAAACAAAGTCTCGGGTCCCTTGATGGACAGAATTGATTTACACATAGAAGTTCCTGCAGTAAAATTTGATGAATTGTCTGATGAAAGAAAAGGTGAAAATAGTGTTGTAATAAGAAAAAGAGTAGTGGCTGCCAGAGAACTACAAGCATTGAGACTAAAAGAAATGAAAGGCATCCACTACAACGCCCAACTATCAGCTAAAATGATTGAAAAATATTGTAAGATAGACACGCAGGGTAAACAACTGATCAAAACTGCAATGGAAAAACTTGGGTTTTCCGCAAGATCCTATGCCAGAATTTTAAAAGTTTCAAGAACAATAGCAGATTTGGATAGAAGTGATAAAATTAAAGCCAATCATATTGCTGAAGCTATAAGTTTCAGAAGTTTAGATAGAGACGGCTGGTTAAACTAATATTTGCGTTGCTTTAAAATGTTTTGTAAATTATGAGACAATACCTTTAACCAAATTATCGTTAATAAGTCTTTAATAGATTTACCCGTTCATTTTCCAGAATTTATATATTTACCACAAAACCACCTACTATGGAAAAGAGATGTTTGCTTGTACCGCATGATTTTACTACAGTTGCGGATAATGCGTTAAAATATGCCATGAATTTAGCTGCCGGTATGGACGCAAATGTTGCTCTTTTGCACGTTGTAAAAGATGCAAAAGCAGAATCAAAAGCTAAAGCAGAATTTGAAAAAATTATTAGTGGAGTAAAAGATAAACCTGCTGGTGTTGAATTAAGCTATCACATCAAATCAGGTTCAATATTTACAGATATTGCCAGTACTGCTTCTGAATTGAAAGCATCTCTTATTATCATGGGAACTCACGGTTCCAAAGGTTTACAGCAAAAAATGTTTGGTAGTTTCGCGCTTAAAGTAATTACTTCAACACATGTTCCTTTCTTGGTGGTTCAGGATCAATTCACAGGAATGGATTTAAGCAAAATTGTAGTTCCCTTGGATGAAACTCAAGAGAGCTTGCAAATTGAGCAAGTTACTGCAGGTTTAGCTGAAATGTTTAAGTCTGAAGTTCATGTATTGACAGAAAAGAAAGTTGATGCCAACCTTAAACTAAAAGTAGCTGTCCATAGTGGTCTTATATCTAAACAGTTAAAAGAAGCAGGTATCGCTTATCATACAGAAGTCTTACCTAAGGACAAAGGGTACTCATCTGACATTGTTACTTATGCAACTAAAGCAGGAGCAAATTTAATTGCTTTCGCATATCACAGTGACAGCTTATTGCCACAATTTGATTCATTTGCTCAGAACATTATCACCAATAAACAAGGTGTTCCTGTTCTTGTTGTGAACTCAAAAGAAGCAGGTAATTACTTCTTCTAAATTTTTAACAGAAAGTCATTTTTTTAAAATTTCTTGCTAAATTAAAGCAGGATTACACACGTTTTTACACCTTTTAATTATCTATTAGGCTGTAATACAACTATTTGTTTTTTTAACTCAAAATTGACTTTCTATGAGAATACTCTCTACACTCTGCTTATCTCTATTTTCTTTTGCAGTATTTGGTCAAATCAATTTTAATTCCACAAATGGTTTTACACCAAACCTGGGACAAATTGCCAATGAAAAATACGAAGTACTGGATAGCATAGATTTCAAGCTAGAAACCCCTGGAGCAAATGCTTATTTTACTCCATCCGGAATTGTTTATCACTTTTATAGATCATTTGACAAAGACAAGTCTTCTTACACAAAAGAAGAACAAGCTGCATATGACAGAGGTGATTTTAATGAAATTGGTAAAAACATCTATTTCTACAGATTAGATTTTAGATTGATTAATTCCAATGCGGAAGCAAAAGCTGAAAGCGGAACCCCTCTAAGATCTTTTTCAAACTATTACTTGCCTCATTGCCCTGATGGAATAATCAACGTTCCATCTTATGATGTAATCACTTACAAAGAAGTTTACCCAAATATTGATTTAACCTACAAGTTCATTGATGGTCAATTGAAATATGAATTCATTGTTCATCCCGGTGGAAATGTCTCAGACATCCAATTCACTTATGGCGGTGCAAATGATTTATCACTTAATGAAGGTGCTTTGAATGTCGCCAATGATTTTGGTCCCTTTAAAGACAACGAACCGGTTACTTTTTATCAAGGTGAAGAAACGATTGTCAAAAGTGAATTTGAATTGACAGAAAAAGCTGTCAACTTTAAAATTGATGATTACGATCAAACTAAAACACTTGTGATTGACCCTACTGTTACTTGGGCAACGTATTTTGCTAATGGTGGAGGTTCAGATTTTCACTGTAACGGGGCTTATGATTCTGCAGAGAATATGTATATCGCTTATTCAACTTACTCAGCTGCATGGCCAGTAGTTAATGCAGGAAGCGGTCAATACTTTGACGGAACAAAAGACGGAATATCTGACCTTGTTATATTAAGATTTAACAGTGATCACTCATTACAATGGGCTACTTATTATGGTGGCGATCAAGGAGATTATTTGTGCGGAACAGGAGGTGACTACGGTAAAACTATTGATGTTGATGACAATGATGGAATTTATCTGGGAGGATATGCTAACAGCAACCCTACATCATTCCCTACACAGTCATCCGGAGTTGGTGGAGCTTGGTACCAAGATGATTCCAATCTAAAAGGTGGAGATAATTCATTTATCATTAAGTTCAATCAAAATGGTGTTAGACAATGGGGAACCTTGTATCAACATACCAATGCAGCAACAGGTGGTGCAGGTATTAGAATAAACGGAATCAAATGTAACGGAACTAAAGTTTATTTCACTGGGCAAACATATCAGTTCAGTGGATATGACATTCCGCTAGTTACCCTTTCAGGAGCTTATAACAACTCAACATTTGTTGGAAGTCAGGATATCTTTTTAGGAAGATTCAATTCAAACTGTGTCTTGGAATGGAGTACTTATTTTAATAGTGGTAATACTTCAGCCGGTGGATACAGACAAGGATCTGACCTTACCTTTGACGCATCCGGAAACATGATTCTAGTTGGTCAAGCATCAAGTGACCCGGCATCTCCATATTTGTTAAACCCTGGTGGAGGAGCATATTTTAGCAATACGATCTCAGGAGGAATTGATGAATATATTGCCAAATTCAATACTTCAATGCAGCCTACATGGGCCACTATTATTGGTGGAACAGATTTAGACAGAGTTTCTGAAGTTTCAACAGACCCTTCAGGAAATATTCTAGTGGCTAGTAGAATGGCAAGAGCTGGTTGGCCAACTGCCAATCCCGGAGGAGGAGCATTTTTCTTAGGAGCCTTGCAATCCGGAGGTACAGATGGATTCATTAAAAAATTCAGTTCGACAGGTGTCTACACTTGGGGAACATACGTTGCAGGTACAACAGCAGATGCTTCAATTACCGGTATCGCAGCTGATAACAGTGGAAATATTTATGCCATAGGATACACATCTGCAACTGACTTCCCTACTCAAACTTTATCAGGTTCTTATAATCAAGGAACCAATGCAGGATCAGGTGATCTTGTTTTGATGAGATTTACATCTGGAGGCGTTAACGAATGGTCAACTTATTACGGTGGATCTAACAATGAATCTTGTTATGGTAGAAAAATTGAACCGGCAACCATTGCCAATTCTTGTGGTTACCAACAGTTCTTTTCACCTACTACTACAAGTATCAACTTCCCAACTACAAATCCCGGAGGTGGAGCACTTTATGAAAGTACTTTAACCGGATCTTCATCAAACACAATATTACTAATTGAAGAATCTGCAGGATCTTCTGCTACTGCTCCTAGTTCTATTTCAGGAACAACAACAGTATGTAGCGGAAGTTCAACCATTTTAACACAGGTTGGTGGTTCATTGGGAACTGGAGACAATTATTACTGGTACAGTGGAAGCTGTGGAGGAACACCTGTAGGTACAGGACCTTCAGTTTCTGTTTCTCCAACATCAAATACAACATATTATGTAAGAGTAGAAGGACCTTGTGGAATAACTTCTTGTGTTAGTACTTCAGTAACTGTTAATTCAAATTCAACAGCAGCTACAGGTATCAATGCTACCAACAATCCAATTTGTTCAGGAAGCAGTACTACTCTATCAGTTTCAGGTGGATCTTTAGGAACAGGCGCCAACTGGCAATGGTACTCAGGGTCATGCGGTGGCACATCTGTTGGCTCAGGAACCAGTGTTGCTGTCAGTCCAACTACGACAACCACTTATTATGTGAGAGCAGAAGGAACTTGTAACACTACTTCGTGTCAATCAATCACGATTAACGTAAACTCAAATTCAACTGCTCCTACCAGCATTAATGCTTCACAATCTACCATCTGTGAAGGAAGCAGTACCAACTTAACAGTGAGTGGTGGTTCTTTGGGAACAGGAGCTAACTGGGAATGGTATTCAGGATCATGTGGAGGAACATCTGTAGGATCAGGAAACAGTGTAAGTGTTAGTCCAACTTCTACTACAACATATTACGTTCGTGCAGAAGGAACTTGTAACACAACTACATGTGTCTCTGTTACCGTAACTGTTAACGCCATTCCGTCTGCATCAATTACCAGTAGTTCAGCAGCCATCTGCGAAGGCGCTACTTTAAATTTAACTGGTACTCCAGCCGGAGGAACCTGGTCTGTAACCAGTGGTCCTGGAACAATTGCAACGGATGTACTAACAGCAACCGGAGCAGGAACCATTAATCTTGAATATGCTGTTACGCAATCGGGATGTACAGGTACAGACACTCAATCGATCACAGTAAATGCTTCATCAGATGGTTCATGGACCTCTCCTGGAACAGTTTGTGAAGGTGGAGGAACAATTGACCTAAACACTTTAATCACAGGTGATACTGGAGGAAGTTGGAGTGGAACAGGAGTAACAGGTACAACTTTTGATCCAAGTGGATTAACAGGATCTACAGTTTCAATTACTTATGATGTTGGATCTACTTGTCCGGCTTCAGTTTCTCAGGACATTACAGTTGAATCATCTGTTACAGCTACCTGGACACAACCTTCTGCACTTTGTGAAAGTGATGTGCCATTGGATTTAACTACTTTGATTACAGGAAGTACTGGTGGAAACTGGAGTGGTACAGGTGTAAGCGGAAACACTTTTGATCCAAGTGGATTATCAGGAATGATTTCTGTTACATATTCTGTAGGAAGTGGTAGCTGTTCAGACATGTTAACGCAAGACATTGAAGTATTGACAGCTCCTACAGTTCCTACTTTTGAAGCCAATGACAGTACAGTTTGTGCCGGAACAACGGTAACTCTTACAGGTTCTGGAGGTGGAGCAGCAGCATACAATGTATATGATGCAGCAACTGGCGGAAATTTATTAGGAAGTTCTCCTTTAGATGTAACGCCTGGAACAACCACCACATATTATTTGATTTCAGAAGGTGCTAACGGATGTGCCAACATTGGTGGAGCACAAGCTTTAACTATCAATGTTAATGCACTTCCTTCATTGGCAGTATCGGCAGATGAAAACATTTGTGCAGGTGAATCAGTTACTTTAACGGCAACCGGTTCAGGAACCTTATTGTGGTCTACAACTGCCACAACAAACAGCATAGATGTTTCGCCAACTGCAACAACAACATATACTGTTGATTTAACTGATGGAAATGGATGTACAACTTCAGGATCTATTACTGTGAATGTACAAAGTTCTTCTACTGTAGATGCACAAGATGACGTTGCATCAACTGCAGTTGGAGCTTTAGTCAACATTGATGTTACTGCAAATGATAATGGTGATCCAAATACTGTAGT
It contains:
- a CDS encoding universal stress protein translates to MEKRCLLVPHDFTTVADNALKYAMNLAAGMDANVALLHVVKDAKAESKAKAEFEKIISGVKDKPAGVELSYHIKSGSIFTDIASTASELKASLIIMGTHGSKGLQQKMFGSFALKVITSTHVPFLVVQDQFTGMDLSKIVVPLDETQESLQIEQVTAGLAEMFKSEVHVLTEKKVDANLKLKVAVHSGLISKQLKEAGIAYHTEVLPKDKGYSSDIVTYATKAGANLIAFAYHSDSLLPQFDSFAQNIITNKQGVPVLVVNSKEAGNYFF
- a CDS encoding YifB family Mg chelatase-like AAA ATPase, producing MLIKTYGCAVYGIEAIPITVETNIGRGINFHMVGLPDSAVKESHKRIKAAFSNAEFKYPGKEITVNLAPADIRKEGSAYDLTIAVGILAASDQINSEEVENYLIMGELSLEGSLRPIKGALPIAIKAKELGFKGFILPKQNENEVSIVEGIDVFGIDHIKELVDYFNGDTKLTPAVYKPSLNEEDFNTQQLDFSDVKGQENVKRALEIAAAGGHNILLVGPPGSGKTMLAKRLPSILPPLTIDEALETTKIHSVAGLISSNAGLMQNRPFRSPHHTVSDVALVGGGSNPKPGEISLAHNGILFLDELPEYKRQVLEVMRQPLEDRIVTISRAKMTVEYPSGFMLVASMNPSPSGNFYDPNDPNSDPEFIVKRYLNKVSGPLMDRIDLHIEVPAVKFDELSDERKGENSVVIRKRVVAARELQALRLKEMKGIHYNAQLSAKMIEKYCKIDTQGKQLIKTAMEKLGFSARSYARILKVSRTIADLDRSDKIKANHIAEAISFRSLDRDGWLN
- a CDS encoding WD40/YVTN/BNR-like repeat-containing protein is translated as MRYLSFALIFFSTILSIAQETSYSQISNALEFRCIGPFRGGRSAAVTGVPGKPMTFYMGSTGGGVWKTENGGNSWKNISDGYFGGSIGSIAVSKSNNSVLYVGGGEVTVRGNVSYGYGMYKSVNGGRSWTHIGLEKSRHIPRICIDPFNPEIVYAAVLGDLYKSTEERGVYKSVDGGKNWNKVLFSNKDAGAVDLVMDPEDPNILYASTWNVRRSPYDFSSGGEGSALWKTTDGGENWTEISKNEGFPEGTLGIIGISVSPVNPERVWSIVEAKEGGVYKSDDGAKTWTKTNDDRNLRQRAWYYSRIYADTKDEDKVYVMNVAYHVSSDGGKTFNQHYAPHGDHHDLWIAPEDPQRMIIGDDGGAQITFDGGNNWSTYHNQPTAQFYRVTTDNSFPYRVYGAQQDNSTIRIRHRVSGGQIGRGAWEATAGGESAHIAVDPENDDIVYGGSYGGFLTRKNHDNDQNRSINVWPDNPIGYGAEGMKYRFQWNFPVFFSPHDSKKLYAASNHLHVSTNGGESWKVISPDLTRNDTSKLGPSGGPITKDNTGVEYYCTIFAAVESPYEKDLLWTGSDDGLIQRSTDGGNGWVNVTPSDLPEWSMINSIEVDPFNKGGLYVAATSYKMGDYKPYLYHTKDYGKSWEKIVNGIEEEHFTRVIRADPKRQGLLYAGTESGLYISIDDGKKWEKFQQNLPIVPITDLHIKDNDLIVATQGRSFWILDDLHLIHQYLDKKPWDLHLYKPENAYALRGSSKTSNTAGTNHSGGVRVHYYLEKEVEKEDTIQLEFLDPENKVIRSFSNYPNSDEGKLEVKKGTNLFVWDMKYPKADDFEGLLLWWGTLEGPMAPPGTYGVQIKKNGKAYGFTQKFDIIRDPRSEGTDQDLRDKFKFLLGIRNKLDETHKVIKHMRLIKQQIAKMNELVGDDKSKEDVIQKGNDLENILTEIEGQLYQTKLKSNQDMLNYPIMLNNKLAHIASLAKMSNDRPTEQMYAVAKELTDQIDLLLKEWYKILNEEIPAYNALIRSKEINVIGIPKEK
- a CDS encoding tetratricopeptide repeat protein, which produces MKSLWCYIFLFASSICLGQDLDKDSLRELINAYPENDTNKINNILHLAKALEFDAPDQYKELLKDAYDQSKAGKHPRQLVSTANLLSIELYYQGQYDQCEAMLYEAIDVAQKNNLTKSLAMLLTDLGQIEDALGKDKLSLEHTLEAIDILEKSEDYVSLTGAYNNLASFYYYRDKNEEALSYYLKAKDLLINHLAQEEHYSDWAVTEANIGWCNYYMGDLTTAIQQLKRAVDIHTKYNYYSPSSGNARANLASLYVEAGEYDLAEIHAKDGLDICQEVEYPEGIGNSFFVLGEIAYAQNLYSKAANSFMKSLEISDSLGDLYEQTKRSEMIAKCYSKNGNYQLAYSFISLAKQYNDSLNKIESDAAFEDAITKYEADKKEAENALLQKQAELKDIQIEQERIETKSEKERQFLIGGGIGFTLLVSLFFMINRNRLKTRTNKQLALQRDEIIEQKKEITDSITYAKRIQASFLPAEKDFDEHFSESFLMYEPKDIVAGDFYILEEVGDYVFFSVADCTGHGVPGAMVSIVCSNAIRKVLHELNITDPGEVLNHTRDIVINQFERKGHTVNDGMDISFCRFDKKNMEIKWAGANNDLLYVRNGSDQMEEIKPNKQPIGGYVTTDSFTTHSLKVQKGDMIFMTSDGYPDQFGGPRGKKYKYQRFKDLLLANSQHNMKQQKSLLSTEFFEWKQGMEQIDDVCVMGVKI